A stretch of the Campylobacter sp. 19-13652 genome encodes the following:
- a CDS encoding tetrahydrodipicolinate N-succinyltransferase N-terminal domain-containing protein, whose translation MIHSVDEFKTHFESVRSGAGYKDPIAFGIARVDMGQKNQDKVLAASFAVVNYNESYLSAAVLFEALKSAGVSVDFSGSEFVAEFSAAAAAAALASFAPFAAELDKHPNVALISKIAEVLKDDPSAKFKAVFIFRDEKPASVESVYLKLYLLSLGKAELRSLVLDGAFGVLSNVAWDKDGKPIELEWLCENEIDLKMRGAYPAITSVDKFPRYLSHIIPADNVRVLDTAKVRMGAQLAGGTTIMPGAAYVNFNAGTTGSVMVEGRVSSSVVVGEGSDVGGGASILGVLSGTNGNPVSIGKRCLLGANSVTGIPFGDDCIIDAGIAVLEGTKVHIGEKDREALAKINPSFKFDRELYKGLELAGLNGLHFRQNSQTGQIVAALSKRAIKLNSDLH comes from the coding sequence ATGATACATTCAGTAGACGAGTTTAAAACCCATTTTGAAAGCGTTAGAAGCGGCGCAGGCTACAAAGACCCAATAGCCTTTGGCATAGCCAGAGTGGATATGGGGCAGAAAAACCAGGACAAAGTCCTAGCGGCTAGCTTTGCGGTGGTTAATTATAACGAAAGCTACCTTTCAGCGGCGGTGCTTTTTGAAGCCCTAAAATCGGCTGGAGTGAGCGTGGATTTTAGCGGCAGTGAGTTTGTCGCGGAGTTTAGCGCGGCGGCTGCGGCTGCGGCACTGGCTAGCTTTGCGCCATTTGCCGCCGAGCTAGATAAGCACCCAAACGTCGCGCTCATAAGTAAGATTGCCGAGGTGCTAAAAGACGACCCGTCGGCTAAATTTAAAGCTGTGTTTATCTTTAGGGACGAAAAGCCAGCCAGCGTGGAGAGCGTGTATTTAAAGCTTTACCTGCTAAGTCTAGGCAAGGCGGAGCTAAGAAGTCTCGTGCTGGACGGAGCTTTTGGCGTACTATCAAATGTGGCGTGGGATAAGGACGGCAAGCCGATCGAGCTTGAGTGGCTGTGTGAAAATGAGATAGATCTAAAAATGCGTGGAGCGTATCCAGCTATCACTAGTGTGGATAAATTCCCACGCTACCTAAGCCACATCATCCCAGCCGATAATGTCCGTGTCCTAGATACGGCTAAGGTGCGTATGGGTGCGCAGCTAGCTGGGGGGACGACGATAATGCCAGGTGCGGCGTATGTGAATTTTAACGCAGGCACGACTGGTAGCGTGATGGTCGAAGGGCGTGTGAGCTCAAGCGTCGTCGTGGGCGAGGGCAGCGACGTGGGCGGCGGAGCGTCGATACTGGGCGTGCTAAGTGGGACAAACGGCAACCCAGTTAGCATCGGCAAACGCTGCTTGCTGGGCGCAAACTCAGTTACAGGCATACCTTTTGGCGATGACTGCATCATAGACGCTGGCATAGCGGTGCTTGAAGGCACAAAGGTGCATATTGGTGAAAAAGACAGAGAGGCGCTAGCTAAAATCAACCCTAGCTTTAAATTTGACCGCGAGCTATACAAGGGGCTTGAGCTAGCGGGGCTAAATGGACTGCACTTTCGCCAAAATAGCCAGACAGGGCAGATAGTCGCAGCACTTAGCAAACGTGCGATAAAGCTAAACTCGGATCTGCACTAA
- the gltB gene encoding glutamate synthase large subunit — MQRENLIYMDKDNCGFGLLANIDNEPSHAITKDAITALERMMHRGAIAADMKSGDGCGLLFGLPVEFLRKQASRANVELTEQFAVAMCFSYDDAQLERLEQICAKNDLKVVLIRDVPVDKSVLGELALSTLPRITQVFVEAASVVAKERFDALCYLARREAQGAYSDEKGLYIASFSSHVIVYKGLVMPTHIRAFYKDLSNDEFATSFALFHQRFSTNTLPKWALAQPFRAIAHNGEINSINANRTNLNIKQYSFKSEVFSDDELLRLLPVTNSDRSDSASLDNAFEFLLQNGVDFFKAIRYLIPAPWQNSPHTDAKLRSFYEYSSVSFEPWDGPAAVSFTDGRYIACALDRNGLRPAKYIITKDRRVLIASEYGVLDIDEADTLERGRLQSGQMIGIDLKHGRVLKNNDINDYIKSSANYNKYLGNMRYLEEYVELSFEDFSAYELSELNARQRAVGITQEFKQTIISAMAESGKEATGSMGDDTTLAAFSNHQRRFSDFFKQKFAQVTNPPIDPLREMVVMSLNIAFGKLRNVLAQTPEHAKRIKTISPILMSEKLEALKSYGDPSSPRYDSEFKFRLFSTTYTQNKSLKEALDALAVDVELAVKNDGVHIIILSDEDMSKERVAIPMLLAVGRVNAHLSALGLRHLVSIIAAGAEILDSHSCAALIAYGASAVYPYLLYATVLDDYAKNAKQALKNTHHALNAGLLKIMSKMGISTISSYKNSALFDIIGLGDEIASECFNKSVNLIGGLGYADIDARIKKAHKEAYADCDRVYGINLGGQYRYLKNDEYHDYTPELINQIHRTSITASKEDYDKVRMAILGRGERMIRDFLEIKSDRKPINIDQVEPASAILKRFNTAAMSLGSISPEAHEAMARAMAMIGGMSNCGEGGESKERLKSELNSKIKQIASGRFGVTAEYLASASEIQIKLAQGAKPGEGGQLPGYKVTPLIATLRYTTPGVTLISPPPHHDIYSIEDLAQLIYDLKQVNPSARIAVKLVSSAGVGTIAAGVAKCYADKIIISGGDGGTGAAGWGSIKFAGNPWELGLIEAHNALKVNSLRTKVELQTDGGLKVGKDIIKAALLGAESYAFGTLALIILGCKVLRICHLNRCSVGVATQDETLRGHFVGSAERIVNYLTLLAEDVRAELASMGYTSLDEIVGRNDLLVQKKSELSDKFDLSMLTHHIAGASVHSDEFNKPFDKGEYEKIVLAKVRRTIEEPSQKSVLELKIHNQIRSFGALISGEVAKYYGDTGLASQSIRINLKGTAGQSLGAFLAGGVALYLKGVANDYVGKGMSGGRIVIAPEISGKDFACAGNTCLYGATGGKLYVAGSVGERFAVRNSGATAVIEGAGDHACEYMTGGIVAILGATGINFGAGMTGGLAFIYDKEREFIDKLNQELVVAVRIDIDEMDEVRHFLKRLLIGFEAETGSAKARAILDDFRNAVRDFWLVKPKDMTRLPLNPAEGD, encoded by the coding sequence ATGCAAAGAGAAAATCTAATATATATGGATAAGGACAATTGCGGTTTTGGACTGCTTGCAAATATCGACAATGAGCCAAGTCATGCTATCACCAAGGACGCCATTACCGCACTTGAGCGCATGATGCACAGGGGTGCGATAGCTGCTGATATGAAAAGTGGCGATGGTTGTGGACTACTTTTTGGGCTTCCTGTGGAGTTTTTGCGTAAGCAGGCAAGCCGCGCAAATGTCGAACTTACAGAGCAGTTTGCTGTGGCTATGTGCTTTAGTTATGATGATGCTCAATTAGAAAGGCTGGAGCAAATTTGTGCTAAAAATGACCTAAAAGTCGTTCTTATCCGTGATGTGCCAGTTGATAAATCAGTTCTAGGAGAGCTTGCGCTTTCTACCCTGCCACGCATTACACAGGTGTTTGTAGAGGCGGCATCTGTCGTGGCAAAGGAGCGTTTTGATGCGCTTTGTTATCTAGCTAGGCGTGAGGCACAAGGTGCGTATAGTGATGAAAAGGGGCTTTATATAGCGTCGTTTTCATCGCACGTGATAGTGTATAAAGGGCTTGTGATGCCAACGCATATTAGGGCGTTTTATAAGGATTTATCAAATGATGAATTTGCCACCTCTTTTGCGCTATTTCATCAGAGATTTTCTACAAATACCCTGCCAAAGTGGGCTTTAGCTCAGCCTTTTCGTGCCATAGCGCACAATGGTGAGATAAACTCAATAAACGCAAATAGAACAAATTTAAACATAAAACAGTACTCTTTTAAAAGTGAAGTCTTTAGCGACGATGAGCTTTTGCGGCTTTTGCCTGTTACAAACTCTGACCGCAGCGATAGTGCTAGCCTTGATAACGCATTTGAATTTTTGCTGCAAAATGGCGTGGATTTTTTTAAAGCTATTAGGTATCTCATACCAGCTCCATGGCAAAATAGCCCCCACACAGACGCTAAACTTAGAAGCTTTTATGAGTATAGCAGTGTGAGCTTTGAGCCATGGGACGGACCAGCTGCGGTGAGTTTTACAGACGGCAGATATATAGCCTGTGCGCTAGATAGAAACGGACTTCGCCCAGCAAAATACATAATCACCAAAGACCGCCGAGTGCTAATAGCAAGTGAATACGGCGTGCTAGATATTGACGAGGCAGACACTCTAGAGCGTGGCAGACTGCAAAGCGGACAGATGATAGGTATAGATTTAAAACATGGCAGAGTGCTTAAAAATAATGATATAAATGATTATATAAAAAGCTCAGCAAATTACAATAAATACCTAGGCAATATGCGCTATTTAGAGGAGTATGTGGAGCTTAGTTTTGAGGATTTTAGCGCATATGAGCTAAGCGAGCTTAATGCGCGCCAGCGTGCAGTGGGGATTACACAGGAGTTTAAGCAGACGATAATCTCAGCTATGGCAGAAAGTGGCAAAGAGGCGACCGGCTCTATGGGCGATGACACGACTTTAGCGGCATTTTCTAATCATCAGCGCAGATTTAGCGACTTTTTTAAGCAAAAATTTGCCCAAGTTACAAATCCGCCCATCGACCCACTTCGTGAAATGGTTGTAATGAGCCTAAACATCGCCTTTGGTAAGCTGCGAAACGTCCTAGCCCAGACCCCAGAGCATGCTAAGCGCATAAAGACCATCTCACCTATTTTAATGAGCGAAAAGCTAGAGGCGCTTAAAAGCTACGGAGATCCTAGCTCGCCTAGGTATGATTCGGAGTTTAAATTTAGACTTTTTAGTACGACTTATACGCAAAATAAAAGCCTAAAAGAGGCACTTGATGCTTTAGCTGTTGACGTGGAGCTAGCTGTAAAAAATGATGGAGTGCATATCATAATCCTAAGCGATGAAGATATGTCTAAAGAGCGCGTGGCTATACCTATGCTACTAGCCGTTGGGCGAGTGAATGCTCATCTTAGCGCTTTGGGACTTCGCCATTTAGTAAGCATAATAGCAGCTGGTGCTGAGATACTAGATTCTCATTCATGTGCTGCTTTAATAGCTTATGGCGCAAGCGCTGTGTATCCTTATTTACTTTATGCTACGGTGTTAGATGATTATGCCAAAAATGCAAAACAAGCCCTAAAAAACACCCATCACGCGCTAAATGCTGGACTTCTTAAGATAATGTCAAAAATGGGAATTTCAACCATTAGCTCATATAAAAACTCAGCGCTTTTTGACATCATAGGCTTAGGTGATGAGATAGCGAGTGAGTGCTTTAATAAAAGCGTAAACTTAATAGGCGGTTTAGGATATGCCGATATAGACGCTCGTATCAAAAAGGCTCACAAAGAGGCGTACGCAGACTGCGATAGAGTGTATGGGATAAATTTGGGCGGACAGTATAGATACCTTAAAAACGACGAATATCACGACTATACACCAGAGCTTATTAATCAAATTCATCGCACAAGCATAACCGCTAGTAAGGAGGATTATGACAAAGTTCGCATGGCTATATTAGGGCGTGGGGAGCGTATGATTAGGGATTTTTTAGAGATTAAATCAGACCGTAAGCCAATTAATATAGACCAAGTCGAGCCAGCTAGTGCGATTTTAAAGCGCTTTAACACCGCAGCCATGAGCCTAGGTTCCATTAGCCCAGAAGCCCATGAGGCTATGGCGCGCGCTATGGCAATGATAGGTGGCATGAGCAACTGCGGCGAGGGTGGCGAGTCCAAGGAGCGCCTAAAAAGTGAGCTAAACTCAAAAATCAAGCAGATTGCCAGCGGACGCTTTGGCGTAACAGCTGAATATCTAGCAAGTGCGAGCGAAATCCAGATAAAGCTAGCCCAAGGCGCAAAACCAGGCGAGGGCGGACAGTTACCAGGGTACAAGGTAACGCCGCTAATTGCAACCTTGCGCTACACTACCCCTGGGGTTACGCTCATCTCTCCGCCACCGCATCACGATATTTATTCGATTGAGGATTTAGCCCAGCTTATATATGATTTAAAGCAGGTAAACCCAAGTGCTAGAATCGCTGTAAAGCTAGTCTCAAGCGCAGGGGTAGGTACGATAGCAGCTGGCGTGGCTAAGTGCTATGCGGATAAAATCATAATAAGCGGTGGCGATGGCGGCACAGGTGCGGCTGGCTGGGGGAGTATTAAATTTGCTGGCAATCCATGGGAGCTAGGACTAATCGAAGCTCACAACGCACTAAAAGTAAACTCACTCCGCACTAAAGTAGAGCTACAAACCGACGGCGGATTAAAAGTCGGCAAAGATATCATAAAAGCTGCACTTCTTGGCGCAGAAAGCTATGCCTTTGGCACGCTAGCACTTATAATACTAGGCTGTAAGGTGCTTAGAATTTGTCATCTAAATCGCTGTAGCGTAGGCGTGGCGACGCAAGATGAGACTCTTAGGGGGCATTTTGTAGGCTCAGCTGAACGCATAGTAAATTATCTCACTCTCCTGGCCGAGGACGTTCGTGCAGAGCTAGCTAGTATGGGGTATACTAGCCTTGATGAGATAGTAGGGCGAAATGATCTTTTAGTGCAGAAAAAAAGCGAGCTAAGCGATAAATTTGACCTATCTATGCTAACACACCACATTGCTGGCGCGAGCGTGCATAGCGATGAGTTTAACAAGCCATTTGACAAGGGTGAGTATGAAAAAATAGTCCTAGCCAAAGTCCGCCGCACCATAGAGGAGCCAAGCCAAAAAAGCGTCCTTGAGCTAAAAATACACAACCAAATCAGAAGCTTTGGTGCACTAATAAGCGGCGAAGTAGCCAAATACTACGGTGATACTGGGCTAGCTAGCCAAAGTATCCGTATAAATTTAAAAGGCACAGCTGGGCAGAGCTTGGGGGCATTTTTAGCTGGTGGCGTGGCGCTATATTTAAAAGGCGTGGCAAATGATTATGTTGGCAAGGGCATGAGCGGAGGGCGCATAGTCATCGCTCCAGAAATTAGCGGTAAAGACTTTGCCTGCGCTGGTAATACCTGCCTTTACGGCGCAACTGGAGGCAAGCTTTACGTGGCTGGTAGCGTGGGCGAGAGATTTGCCGTGCGAAATAGCGGTGCGACCGCAGTCATCGAGGGCGCAGGAGATCATGCATGTGAGTATATGACTGGCGGGATAGTGGCGATTTTGGGCGCAACAGGGATAAATTTTGGTGCCGGTATGACTGGTGGACTTGCCTTTATTTACGACAAAGAGCGTGAGTTTATCGATAAGCTAAATCAAGAACTCGTAGTAGCTGTACGCATAGATATAGACGAAATGGACGAGGTAAGGCACTTCTTAAAGCGCCTATTAATCGGCTTTGAGGCTGAGACTGGTAGTGCAAAGGCTAGGGCTATACTTGATGATTTTAGAAATGCGGTGAGGGATTTTTGGCTGGTTAAGCCAAAAGACATGACTAGACTTCCGCTAAATCCAGCCGAGGGGGACTAA
- a CDS encoding cytochrome c, producing MNIFKFLFLACAFLNVSFAASEVYYIKASGDFGKELADMAKAYAKDKNKNIEIFVDEDPRKYKETRLLSVGVNHRGNYSISLGKELYEKTCASCHGADATKRPGGATPLSKMSAKDIEDSIIAYRNDPDFGGSMRSVMAMQANQVSNADLGAIIAYLKGKDAYKDEKRANTPVSTELKQGSYLR from the coding sequence ATGAATATTTTTAAATTTTTGTTTCTAGCATGTGCTTTTTTAAACGTCTCTTTTGCTGCTTCTGAGGTTTATTATATAAAAGCTAGTGGAGATTTTGGCAAAGAATTGGCTGACATGGCTAAAGCCTATGCTAAAGATAAAAATAAAAATATTGAGATCTTTGTAGATGAAGACCCTCGCAAATATAAAGAAACTAGGCTTTTAAGTGTGGGTGTAAATCATCGTGGAAACTATAGCATATCTTTAGGAAAAGAGCTATATGAGAAAACCTGTGCATCTTGTCATGGTGCAGACGCAACAAAACGTCCAGGCGGAGCTACTCCTTTATCAAAAATGAGTGCTAAGGATATAGAGGATTCTATAATAGCTTATAGAAATGATCCAGATTTTGGTGGTTCCATGAGAAGTGTTATGGCTATGCAAGCAAATCAAGTGTCAAATGCTGATTTGGGTGCCATTATAGCATATCTAAAAGGCAAAGATGCCTATAAAGATGAAAAAAGAGCAAATACTCCGGTATCTACTGAGCTAAAGCAGGGTAGTTATCTTCGATAA
- the glmS gene encoding glutamine--fructose-6-phosphate transaminase (isomerizing), whose amino-acid sequence MCGIVGFIGNKEKKDVVLSGLKELEYRGYDSAGMAVLNDEEIRYFKAVGKLENLANKMQDESFLGFGVAIGHTRWATHGKPTEINAHPHLGEHSFVVHNGIIENYAELKDELIKEGVHFASQTDTEVIVHLFELNLKQGLDAKSAWEATIARLRGAYATLLISKTAPGVIFFAKDAAPLAIAKDSAGEIFFASSDAALIGVAKEVLYLEDKSHGFASLGEIKIYSANGEIKPAFTALPPDKSYAQKEGYRYFMEKEIYEQSSVIADALMGRIKGSEVVLEGVSDELLGEIDEIILCACGTSYHAALVAGYLFERVARVRCKIAIASEFRYSEPVLNERSLFIAISQSGETADTLEALKIAKAANLKSLAICNVDNSSMVRLADASLLTRAGIEKGVASTKAFATQIITLWLFVLRLASFKGTLRGEALEREITAIKHIPSVLNIGNELQEKIRRISKHYLHGHGFFFIGRDVFYPLALEGALKLKEISYLHAEGYPAGEMKHGPIALADERLFCVVLMPKNLLYEKVKSNAQELAARDANILAISPDEFELSDDFIRTSAQTHYMAEFFEMMMVLQIFALEVSIRLGNDVDMPRNLAKSVTVE is encoded by the coding sequence ATGTGCGGTATAGTCGGATTTATAGGAAATAAAGAGAAAAAAGATGTCGTTTTAAGCGGACTTAAAGAGCTTGAGTATAGAGGCTATGATAGTGCTGGAATGGCGGTGCTAAACGATGAGGAGATACGCTATTTTAAGGCTGTGGGCAAGCTAGAAAATCTAGCAAATAAAATGCAAGATGAGAGCTTTTTGGGCTTTGGCGTGGCGATTGGACACACTCGCTGGGCAACCCACGGCAAGCCCACGGAGATAAACGCCCATCCGCACCTAGGCGAGCATAGCTTTGTCGTGCATAATGGCATAATCGAAAACTACGCCGAGCTAAAAGATGAGCTAATAAAAGAGGGCGTGCATTTTGCTAGCCAAACGGATACCGAGGTTATTGTCCATCTTTTTGAGTTAAATTTAAAGCAAGGTCTGGACGCTAAAAGTGCGTGGGAAGCGACGATAGCAAGGCTACGTGGGGCGTATGCGACGCTATTAATTAGTAAAACTGCGCCTGGGGTGATATTTTTTGCCAAGGACGCCGCACCGCTAGCTATCGCAAAGGATAGTGCTGGTGAGATATTTTTTGCTTCATCGGACGCTGCGCTTATTGGCGTGGCAAAGGAGGTGCTTTATTTAGAGGATAAAAGCCACGGATTTGCTAGCTTGGGCGAGATAAAAATTTACTCCGCAAATGGCGAGATTAAGCCTGCTTTTACCGCCCTGCCGCCTGATAAAAGCTACGCTCAAAAAGAGGGCTATCGCTACTTTATGGAAAAAGAAATTTACGAGCAAAGCAGCGTCATAGCAGACGCTTTAATGGGGCGAATAAAGGGCAGCGAGGTGGTGCTTGAGGGCGTTAGCGATGAGCTTTTGGGCGAGATTGATGAGATTATTTTATGTGCGTGTGGGACGAGCTATCACGCTGCACTTGTGGCTGGGTATTTATTTGAGCGTGTGGCTAGGGTGCGCTGCAAAATCGCCATTGCAAGCGAGTTTCGCTACAGCGAGCCGGTGCTAAATGAGCGCTCGCTTTTTATCGCCATTAGCCAAAGTGGTGAAACGGCTGACACTCTTGAAGCCCTAAAAATAGCTAAAGCGGCAAATTTAAAAAGCCTAGCCATCTGCAATGTAGATAACTCAAGCATGGTGCGTCTTGCGGACGCTTCGCTGCTAACGCGCGCTGGCATAGAAAAGGGCGTAGCGAGCACGAAAGCCTTTGCCACGCAGATTATCACGCTATGGCTTTTTGTGCTTAGGCTGGCTAGCTTTAAAGGCACTCTAAGGGGCGAGGCGCTAGAGCGTGAAATAACGGCGATTAAGCACATTCCTAGCGTGCTAAATATCGGCAACGAACTGCAAGAAAAAATTCGCCGCATAAGCAAACACTATCTGCACGGACACGGCTTTTTCTTTATTGGACGAGATGTGTTTTACCCGCTTGCGCTTGAGGGGGCGCTAAAGCTAAAGGAGATTAGCTACCTGCACGCTGAGGGTTACCCGGCTGGCGAGATGAAGCACGGGCCAATTGCCCTAGCTGATGAGCGGCTTTTTTGCGTGGTGCTAATGCCAAAAAATCTACTTTATGAAAAGGTCAAAAGCAACGCCCAAGAACTGGCAGCAAGGGACGCAAATATTCTAGCCATTAGCCCAGATGAGTTTGAGTTAAGCGATGATTTTATCCGCACTTCAGCCCAGACGCACTATATGGCTGAGTTTTTTGAGATGATGATGGTGCTTCAAATTTTTGCGCTTGAAGTTTCTATTAGGCTGGGAAATGATGTGGATATGCCACGAAACCTAGCCAAAAGCGTAACTGTAGAGTAA
- a CDS encoding major outer membrane protein yields MKLAKLSLATLIALGAVSAASATPLEEAIKNVDLSGFARYRYTNLKKTDNHGGNHQFKMITNFKAAYDDNFYGVLGLRYVSNDGSGNVNDTTDTTSTFKVHQFYLGYKAGNTDVRLGKQQISSFVTDDLVGTGALVTNSDIEGLTLAAFAFDALENPIGNGENDGALWDIMRAGGSMADYGNLYGVAAIGSYDPIAFQLWYADATRLTRIFALEVSGNVAVSDDLGFNAKVQYAHSAPHSEAKDNGFAKTDFYGVELGSEFFGAEVNLGYFGWNVKKAKNGADGMGVVSLEDQGSFLDVGEQLVDYANDYTLLNGKGNFFYATAGYTFDEKYFAGVDAVTGKVKDRDGNKTKYNEYVGRLGYEYSKKLKFSSYYSYIKIKPEGDRKESSKKIRFEAKYTF; encoded by the coding sequence ATGAAATTAGCAAAACTTTCACTTGCTACTTTGATTGCACTTGGTGCTGTTTCAGCAGCTTCGGCTACCCCACTTGAGGAAGCTATTAAGAACGTAGATCTTTCAGGTTTCGCTCGCTATCGTTATACAAATCTTAAAAAAACAGATAATCACGGTGGAAATCATCAATTTAAAATGATTACAAACTTTAAAGCCGCTTATGATGATAACTTCTATGGCGTTCTTGGTCTTAGATATGTATCTAATGACGGCTCAGGTAATGTAAATGATACAACCGATACAACTTCTACATTCAAAGTTCATCAGTTTTATCTAGGTTACAAGGCTGGCAACACTGATGTTAGACTTGGTAAACAGCAAATTTCATCTTTTGTTACTGATGACTTAGTTGGTACTGGTGCCCTTGTAACAAATAGTGATATAGAGGGTCTAACCCTAGCTGCTTTTGCATTTGATGCACTAGAAAACCCTATCGGCAATGGTGAAAATGATGGCGCATTATGGGATATAATGAGAGCTGGTGGCTCTATGGCTGATTATGGCAACCTATACGGTGTTGCTGCAATCGGAAGCTATGATCCAATTGCTTTCCAACTATGGTATGCTGATGCTACTAGACTAACTAGAATATTTGCTCTTGAAGTAAGCGGAAATGTAGCAGTAAGTGATGATCTTGGCTTTAACGCTAAAGTTCAATATGCCCACTCAGCTCCACACAGCGAAGCTAAAGACAATGGTTTTGCTAAAACAGATTTCTATGGCGTTGAATTAGGCAGTGAATTCTTTGGCGCGGAAGTAAATCTTGGTTATTTTGGTTGGAATGTTAAAAAGGCTAAAAATGGTGCAGATGGAATGGGTGTAGTTTCTCTTGAAGATCAAGGCTCATTCCTAGACGTTGGCGAGCAATTAGTTGACTATGCTAACGATTACACCTTACTAAACGGTAAAGGTAATTTTTTCTATGCTACAGCTGGATATACATTTGATGAGAAATATTTTGCAGGCGTTGATGCTGTAACTGGTAAAGTCAAAGATCGCGATGGCAACAAAACAAAATATAACGAGTATGTTGGTAGATTAGGCTATGAATATAGCAAAAAACTTAAATTTAGCTCATACTATTCTTATATTAAAATTAAGCCAGAAGGCGATAGAAAAGAAAGCTCTAAGAAAATCCGCTTCGAAGCTAAATATACATTCTAA
- a CDS encoding glutamate synthase subunit beta has protein sequence MQEFLNLNRGKQVKREASIRVQDFCETYEILGASKASEQASRCIGCGNPFCHASCPLGNFIPFWLRQIASTNLKAAFKLSNESNPFPEITGRVCPQERLCEGACTLADGYGAVMIGAIESTITEEGLSSGLRVPMLEPNGKNVAVIGSGPASLACATYLLRAGYGVSMYEAAPAAGGLLRYGIPGFKLDKSVVTRRFELLGDRLKLHLNCEVGKDLEFEEIANNHDAVFVGIGARKPRRAGIPKEGANSSFSALDFLTAIQLGLDGAGEGINLKDKRVIVIGGGDTAMDCARSSLRLGAKSVTCVYRRSKNEMGGSKKEYQNAEEEGANFMFNVVPKELITDDVGNVSAVVLQKSVVVDGGVRAVANSEFNLACDVVVFALGFSVEAPSFLLACGVALDGAGRIVVGDDMQTSCAGVYAGGDCVRGADLVVSAAAQGKAAARAIIKALS, from the coding sequence ATGCAGGAGTTTTTAAATTTAAACAGAGGCAAGCAGGTAAAAAGAGAAGCAAGTATCAGGGTGCAGGATTTTTGCGAGACGTACGAGATATTGGGCGCATCTAAAGCAAGTGAGCAGGCAAGCCGCTGTATAGGCTGCGGAAATCCATTCTGCCACGCCTCCTGTCCGCTGGGGAATTTTATACCCTTTTGGCTACGTCAAATAGCCAGCACAAATTTAAAAGCTGCGTTTAAGCTAAGCAATGAGAGCAATCCTTTCCCTGAGATTACAGGGCGCGTCTGTCCTCAGGAGCGCCTGTGCGAAGGGGCTTGTACGCTGGCTGATGGCTATGGTGCTGTGATGATAGGTGCGATTGAAAGCACAATTACGGAGGAGGGGCTCTCATCTGGACTTCGTGTGCCTATGCTAGAGCCAAATGGCAAAAATGTCGCAGTTATCGGCTCGGGGCCTGCTAGTCTAGCTTGCGCTACATATCTGCTGCGAGCTGGATATGGCGTGAGTATGTACGAGGCAGCACCTGCGGCTGGGGGGCTTTTGCGATACGGCATACCTGGGTTTAAGCTGGATAAAAGTGTGGTGACGAGGAGATTTGAGCTTTTGGGTGATAGGTTAAAGCTTCATTTAAACTGTGAAGTAGGCAAGGATTTAGAATTTGAGGAGATTGCGAACAATCACGACGCCGTATTTGTCGGTATCGGCGCTAGAAAGCCAAGGCGTGCTGGCATACCAAAAGAGGGTGCAAACTCAAGCTTTAGTGCGCTTGATTTTCTTACGGCTATTCAGCTGGGGCTTGATGGGGCAGGCGAAGGGATAAATTTAAAAGATAAAAGAGTGATTGTAATAGGTGGCGGCGACACGGCGATGGACTGCGCACGTAGCAGCCTAAGGCTTGGTGCAAAGAGCGTTACTTGCGTGTATCGCCGTAGCAAAAATGAAATGGGTGGTAGCAAAAAAGAGTATCAAAATGCCGAGGAGGAGGGCGCTAACTTTATGTTTAACGTCGTTCCAAAGGAACTAATCACGGACGATGTTGGCAATGTAAGTGCGGTAGTGCTGCAAAAAAGCGTAGTGGTCGATGGTGGCGTGCGTGCAGTGGCAAATAGTGAGTTTAATCTAGCCTGCGATGTGGTTGTTTTTGCGCTGGGGTTTAGCGTGGAGGCACCTAGCTTTTTGCTTGCTTGTGGTGTTGCGCTAGATGGTGCTGGACGCATAGTAGTAGGTGATGATATGCAGACATCTTGCGCTGGGGTGTATGCCGGCGGAGACTGCGTGAGGGGGGCTGATTTGGTAGTAAGCGCCGCAGCTCAGGGCAAAGCCGCTGCAAGGGCTATTATAAAAGCTCTTAGCTAA
- a CDS encoding WG repeat-containing protein encodes MSGKYGLADENSKTITAPIYDEIGDFVGDLAAMKIGDKYGAINKNGKIVIELKFDGVGRFSGGLAGVKHTYVIYCLDKSGNILRKG; translated from the coding sequence ATGTCTGGCAAATATGGCTTAGCCGATGAAAATAGTAAAACCATCACAGCCCCCATTTATGATGAGATAGGCGATTTTGTCGGCGATTTGGCCGCGATGAAAATAGGCGACAAATATGGCGCTATAAACAAAAATGGCAAAATTGTTATAGAGCTAAAATTTGATGGTGTTGGTAGATTTAGCGGAGGTTTGGCTGGAGTTAAACATACATACGTTATTTATTGCTTAGATAAATCTGGAAATATATTGCGCAAGGGGTAG